The Listeria sp. PSOL-1 genome includes a region encoding these proteins:
- the zapA gene encoding cell division protein ZapA → MILLKEVKVTFSVKGAILVADEQKNRITTTIYGREYTIVGTESAAHLRQVVRAVDDKMHAISLQNKTLDSGRLAVLTAVNATHDYLLLEKKVRDLEEQLAKYKGLDS, encoded by the coding sequence ATGATACTATTGAAAGAAGTAAAGGTAACATTTTCAGTTAAAGGAGCGATTTTAGTGGCTGATGAGCAAAAGAACCGAATAACAACGACAATTTATGGACGCGAATATACCATTGTCGGTACTGAATCTGCCGCACATCTTAGACAGGTTGTAAGAGCTGTTGATGATAAAATGCACGCGATTAGCTTACAAAATAAAACGCTTGATAGTGGAAGATTAGCGGTTCTAACTGCGGTTAATGCCACACATGATTATCTTCTGCTCGAAAAAAAGGTTCGCGATTTGGAAGAACAACTAGCGAAATATAAAGGACTAGATTCATGA
- the rnhC gene encoding ribonuclease HIII, whose protein sequence is MNTVIQVEMSCMMQMKESYSPFLIAKVPPGAIFSAKKAGMTITAYKSGKVMFQGTNSQNEAALWGKATSLPNTKPQKQRPVLPQGFAEKNVLGSDEVGTGDFFGPITVAACYVTREKMPLLKQLGVKDSKAMKDQEICAIAKQIIPIIPNSVLICPNPKYNEIEHQGMNQGKIKALLHNRALSNVLKRIYPEKPEAILIDQFAEKNTYYRYLTEEPEIIREDVYFATKAEGLHLAVAAASIIARYKFVEAFLEMERELGMPLTKGAGSRVDQVAAEIIKRYGLETLSKYTKQHFANTEKAKQIAKNH, encoded by the coding sequence ATGAATACTGTTATCCAAGTAGAAATGTCATGTATGATGCAAATGAAAGAAAGCTACTCCCCTTTTTTAATAGCCAAGGTTCCTCCTGGTGCCATTTTTAGCGCAAAAAAAGCAGGAATGACGATTACAGCTTACAAATCAGGTAAAGTGATGTTTCAAGGTACAAATAGTCAAAATGAAGCGGCTCTCTGGGGTAAAGCAACTTCTCTCCCCAACACCAAACCACAAAAACAGCGACCTGTATTGCCCCAAGGTTTTGCTGAAAAAAATGTTCTTGGCTCAGATGAAGTTGGAACTGGCGATTTCTTCGGCCCAATCACTGTTGCCGCTTGCTATGTTACACGCGAAAAAATGCCACTTTTAAAACAGCTCGGCGTCAAAGATTCCAAAGCAATGAAAGATCAAGAAATCTGTGCGATTGCAAAACAAATCATCCCAATTATTCCAAACAGCGTCCTTATTTGTCCAAACCCAAAATACAATGAGATCGAGCACCAAGGTATGAACCAAGGCAAAATCAAAGCACTATTACATAACCGCGCACTTAGTAATGTACTAAAACGCATTTATCCAGAAAAACCCGAAGCCATTTTAATTGACCAATTTGCCGAAAAAAATACGTATTATCGTTATCTTACTGAAGAACCTGAAATTATTCGCGAAGATGTTTATTTCGCTACAAAAGCGGAAGGTTTACATTTAGCCGTTGCTGCCGCTTCAATTATTGCTCGTTATAAATTTGTTGAAGCCTTTTTGGAAATGGAACGCGAACTAGGCATGCCTCTTACAAAAGGAGCGGGTTCACGCGTTGATCAGGTCGCTGCTGAAATTATCAAGCGGTACGGCCTAGAAACGCTGTCTAAGTACACAAAACAACACTTTGCTAACACTGAAAAAGCCAAACAGATTGCTAAAAACCATTAA